In a genomic window of Streptococcus mitis NCTC 12261:
- the glmS gene encoding glutamine--fructose-6-phosphate transaminase (isomerizing), which yields MCGIVGVVGNTNATDILIQGLEKLEYRGYDSAGIFVLGGAENHLVKAVGRIAELSAKTAGVEGTTGIGHTRWATHGKPTEDNAHPHRSETERFVLVHNGVIENYLEIKEEYLAGHHFKGQTDTEIAVHLIGKFAEEEGLSVLEAFKKALHIIRGSYAFALVDSQDPEVIYVAKNKSPLLIGLGEGYNMVCSDAMAMIRETNQYMEIHDQELVIVKADSVEVQDYDGNSRERASYTAELDLSDIGKGTYPYYMLKEIDEQPTVMRKLIQAYTDEAGQVVVDPAIIQAVQDADRIYILAAGTSYHAGFASKKMLEELTDTPVELGISSEWGYGMPLLSKKPLFIFISQSGETADSRQVLVKANEMGIPSLTVTNVPGSTLSREANNTMLLHAGPEIAVASTKAYTAQIAALAFLAKAVGEANGNAKAQAFDLVHELSIVAQSIESTLSEKETIEAKVRELLETTRNAFYIGRGQDYYVAMEASLKLKEISYIQCEGFAAGELKHGTIALIEEGTPVLALLSDPVLANHTRGNIQEVAARGAKVLTIAEENVAKETDDIVLTTVHPYLSPISMVVPTQLVAYFATLHRGLDVDKPRNLAKSVTVE from the coding sequence ATGTGTGGAATTGTTGGTGTTGTTGGAAACACAAATGCAACTGATATTTTGATTCAAGGGCTTGAAAAGCTCGAATACCGTGGCTATGATTCTGCGGGAATTTTTGTTCTAGGTGGTGCTGAAAACCATCTAGTCAAGGCTGTTGGTCGTATAGCAGAATTGTCTGCCAAGACAGCTGGTGTTGAGGGAACAACTGGTATCGGACATACTCGTTGGGCAACTCATGGGAAACCAACGGAAGATAATGCTCACCCACACCGCTCTGAGACAGAACGTTTTGTTTTGGTGCACAATGGGGTGATTGAGAACTACCTTGAAATCAAGGAAGAATACCTTGCAGGTCACCACTTCAAAGGGCAAACAGATACGGAAATAGCCGTTCACTTGATTGGAAAATTTGCGGAAGAAGAAGGTCTCTCAGTTCTTGAAGCTTTCAAAAAAGCTCTTCATATCATACGTGGTTCTTATGCTTTTGCCTTGGTTGACTCACAAGATCCTGAAGTCATCTACGTAGCTAAAAATAAATCACCACTTTTGATTGGTCTTGGAGAAGGCTATAACATGGTCTGCTCAGATGCTATGGCTATGATTCGTGAGACCAACCAATACATGGAAATTCATGACCAAGAGTTGGTAATCGTCAAGGCTGATAGTGTGGAAGTTCAAGATTATGATGGCAACAGTCGTGAACGTGCTAGCTATACTGCGGAACTTGACTTGTCTGATATCGGTAAGGGAACTTATCCTTACTACATGCTTAAGGAAATCGATGAGCAACCAACGGTTATGCGTAAACTCATCCAAGCCTACACAGATGAGGCTGGTCAAGTTGTCGTAGACCCAGCTATCATCCAGGCTGTTCAAGACGCAGACCGTATCTACATCCTTGCAGCTGGGACATCTTACCACGCAGGATTTGCTTCTAAGAAAATGTTGGAAGAATTGACAGATACACCAGTTGAACTTGGAATCTCATCTGAGTGGGGCTACGGTATGCCACTTCTCAGCAAGAAACCACTCTTCATCTTTATCAGCCAATCTGGTGAAACAGCGGATAGTCGTCAGGTTTTGGTTAAGGCTAATGAAATGGGAATCCCAAGCTTGACAGTGACAAATGTCCCAGGTTCAACTCTTTCACGTGAAGCTAACAATACCATGCTTCTTCATGCAGGTCCTGAAATTGCCGTGGCATCAACTAAGGCTTATACAGCGCAAATCGCAGCCCTTGCCTTCCTTGCAAAAGCAGTCGGAGAAGCAAATGGCAATGCCAAAGCGCAAGCCTTTGACTTGGTTCATGAGTTGTCAATCGTAGCTCAGTCTATCGAATCAACTCTTTCAGAGAAAGAAACCATTGAAGCCAAGGTTCGTGAGCTTCTTGAAACAACTCGCAATGCTTTTTATATTGGGCGTGGTCAAGATTACTACGTAGCCATGGAAGCAAGTCTCAAACTCAAAGAAATTTCTTACATCCAGTGTGAAGGCTTTGCGGCAGGAGAGCTCAAGCACGGAACTATTGCCTTGATTGAAGAGGGAACGCCTGTCTTGGCTCTCTTGTCAGATCCAGTCCTCGCTAACCACACTCGTGGAAATATCCAAGAGGTGGCAGCTCGTGGTGCCAAAGTCCTCACTATCGCAGAAGAAAATGTTGCTAAAGAGACAGATGATATTGTCCTTACGACTGTACACCCTTACCTCTCACCAATTTCAATGGTCGTGCCAACGCAATTAGTCGCTTACTTTGCAACACTCCACCGTGGGCTTGATGTGGACAAACCACGTAACCTTGCTAAGTCAGTAACGGTAGAATAA
- the bglA gene encoding 6-phospho-beta-glucosidase has protein sequence MLRFPKDFVWGSSTSGPQTEGRVACDGKGDNLWDYWYQVEPNRYYNGIGPDKTSTFYENWEKDIDLLLETGHTAFRTSIQWSRIFPQGRGEVNPQGVDFYRKVFEAIKAKGIRLLVNLYHFDLPFALQEDGDGWENKATVSAYEDYARFCFETYGDLVDQWITFNEPIVPVEFGYFYDAHYPHKVDAEAAVKVAYHTQLASSRVVKACHELLPDSKIGIVLNLTPAYPRSQHPADVKAARIADLFQAQSFLDPSVLGTYPQELVEILHEHGLLPDATEEELELIRDNTVDFLGVNYYQPLRVMAPRFAKHPESPLLPEHFYEAYVMPGRKINPHRGWEIYEQGIYDIAQKIKENYGNIEWMLTENGMGVEGEEKFRQDGMIQDDYRIDFVKGHLRELHRAIEDGANCKGYLIWTFIDCWSWLNSYKNRYGLVELDLETQERRLKKSGHWFKELSDNNGF, from the coding sequence ATGCTAAGATTTCCAAAGGATTTTGTCTGGGGATCCTCTACTTCTGGACCACAAACAGAAGGACGTGTAGCTTGTGACGGTAAGGGAGATAATCTCTGGGATTATTGGTACCAAGTGGAGCCAAATCGTTACTATAATGGGATTGGTCCAGATAAAACATCAACCTTTTATGAAAACTGGGAAAAGGATATTGACCTCTTGTTAGAAACTGGTCACACGGCCTTTCGGACTTCTATTCAGTGGTCACGGATTTTTCCACAAGGGCGTGGGGAAGTCAATCCTCAAGGTGTAGACTTTTACCGTAAGGTTTTTGAGGCTATTAAGGCCAAAGGGATTCGTCTTTTAGTCAATCTTTATCATTTTGATTTGCCTTTTGCCCTTCAAGAGGATGGTGATGGTTGGGAAAATAAGGCGACTGTTTCAGCCTATGAAGACTATGCTCGTTTTTGTTTTGAGACTTATGGAGATTTAGTGGATCAATGGATTACCTTTAACGAGCCAATCGTTCCAGTAGAATTTGGCTATTTTTACGATGCCCATTATCCACATAAGGTGGATGCAGAGGCAGCCGTTAAAGTAGCTTATCATACACAATTGGCCAGCAGTCGGGTGGTTAAGGCTTGTCATGAACTTTTGCCAGATTCCAAGATTGGGATTGTCTTAAACTTGACACCGGCTTATCCACGTAGCCAGCATCCTGCTGATGTCAAGGCAGCTCGCATTGCGGACCTTTTTCAGGCCCAATCTTTCTTAGATCCGTCTGTTTTGGGGACTTATCCACAGGAGTTGGTAGAAATCTTGCATGAACACGGTCTCTTACCTGATGCTACAGAGGAGGAGTTGGAACTCATTCGTGACAATACGGTAGACTTCCTTGGTGTCAACTACTATCAACCTTTGCGTGTCATGGCTCCTCGATTTGCTAAGCATCCAGAGAGTCCACTCTTACCAGAACATTTTTACGAGGCTTATGTGATGCCTGGACGTAAAATTAATCCTCATCGTGGCTGGGAGATTTATGAGCAAGGGATTTATGACATCGCCCAAAAGATCAAGGAAAATTATGGTAATATCGAGTGGATGTTGACTGAGAATGGTATGGGTGTTGAAGGGGAAGAAAAATTCCGTCAAGATGGAATGATTCAAGATGATTACCGTATTGACTTTGTAAAAGGTCATCTTCGTGAACTGCACCGTGCCATTGAAGACGGAGCCAATTGTAAGGGCTACTTGATTTGGACCTTTATTGATTGCTGGTCATGGCTCAACAGCTATAAAAATCGCTATGGTTTGGTCGAATTAGACTTGGAAACTCAAGAACGTCGTCTGAAGAAATCAGGGCACTGGTTCAAGGAATTAAGCGATAATAATGGATTTTAA
- a CDS encoding proline--tRNA ligase — MKQSKMPIPTLREMPSDAQVISHALMLRAGYVRQVSAGVYSYLPLANRVIEKAKNIMRQEFDKIGAVEMLAPALLSAELWRESGRYETYGEDLYKLKNREKSDFILGPTHEETFTAIVRDSVKSYKQLPLNLYQIQPKYRDEKRPRNGLLRTREFIMKDAYSFHANYDSLDSVYDEYKAAYERIFTRSGLDFKAIIGDGGAMGGKDSQEFMAITPARTDLDRWVVLDKSVTSFDEIPAEVQEEIKAELLKWMVSGEDTIAYSSESSYAANLEMATNEYKPSNRVVAEEEVTRVATPDVKTIDEVAAFLNVPEEQTIKTLFYMADGELVAALLVGNDQLNEVKLKNHLGADFFDVASEEEVANVVQAGFGSLGPVGLPENVKIIADRKVQDVRNAVVGANEDGYHLTGVNPGRDFTAEYVDIREVREGEISPDGQGVLNFARGIEIGHIFKLGTRYSASMGADVLDENGRAVPIIMGCYGIGVSRLLSAVMEQHARLFVNKTPKGEYRYAWGINFPKELAPFDVHLITVNVKDDEAQALTEKLEASLMGAGYEVLTDDRNERVGVKFSDSDLIGLPIRITVGKKAADGIVEVKIKATGDTIEVHADNLLETLEILSKK; from the coding sequence ATGAAACAAAGTAAAATGCCTATCCCAACGCTTCGCGAAATGCCAAGCGATGCTCAAGTTATCAGCCATGCTCTTATGTTGCGAGCTGGTTATGTTCGCCAAGTTTCAGCAGGCGTTTATTCTTACCTACCACTTGCTAACCGTGTGATTGAAAAAGCTAAAAACATCATGCGCCAAGAATTTGATAAGATTGGTGCCGTTGAGATGTTAGCTCCAGCCCTTCTCAGTGCAGAATTGTGGCGCGAATCAGGTCGTTACGAAACTTATGGTGAGGACCTTTACAAACTAAAAAACCGTGAAAAATCAGACTTCATTCTAGGTCCAACTCACGAAGAAACCTTTACAGCTATTGTCCGTGATTCTGTTAAGTCTTACAAGCAATTGCCACTTAATCTTTATCAAATCCAGCCTAAGTATCGTGATGAAAAACGCCCACGTAATGGACTTCTTCGTACACGTGAGTTCATCATGAAAGATGCTTACAGTTTCCACGCTAACTATGATAGCTTGGACAGTGTTTACGATGAGTACAAGGCTGCTTATGAGCGTATTTTCACTCGTAGTGGTTTAGATTTCAAGGCTATCATCGGTGACGGTGGAGCCATGGGTGGTAAGGACAGCCAAGAATTTATGGCTATTACACCTGCTCGTACAGACCTTGACCGATGGGTTGTTTTGGACAAGTCAGTTACCTCATTTGATGAAATTCCTGCAGAAGTGCAAGAAGAAATCAAGGCAGAATTGCTTAAATGGATGGTTTCTGGTGAAGATACCATTGCTTACTCAAGTGAGTCTAGCTATGCTGCTAACTTGGAAATGGCAACAAACGAGTACAAACCAAGCAACCGTGTCGTTGCTGAAGAAGAAGTGACTCGTGTTGCAACACCAGATGTTAAAACAATCGATGAAGTTGCCGCCTTCCTCAACGTTCCAGAAGAACAAACGATTAAAACCCTCTTCTACATGGCAGACGGTGAGCTTGTTGCCGCCCTTCTAGTTGGAAATGATCAGCTTAATGAAGTTAAGTTGAAAAACCACTTGGGAGCAGATTTCTTTGACGTTGCTAGCGAAGAAGAAGTGGCAAATGTTGTTCAAGCAGGATTTGGTTCACTTGGCCCAGTTGGTTTGCCAGAGAATGTTAAAATCATTGCAGATCGTAAAGTGCAAGATGTTCGTAATGCAGTTGTGGGTGCTAACGAAGATGGCTACCACTTGACTGGTGTGAACCCAGGTCGTGATTTTACTGCAGAATATGTGGATATCCGTGAAGTTCGTGAGGGTGAAATTTCACCAGACGGACAAGGTGTCCTTAACTTTGCGCGTGGTATTGAAATTGGTCACATCTTCAAACTTGGCACTCGCTATTCAGCAAGCATGGGAGCAGATGTTTTGGATGAAAATGGCCGTGCTGTGCCAATTATCATGGGATGTTACGGTATCGGTGTCAGCCGTCTCCTTTCAGCAGTGATGGAGCAACACGCTCGCCTCTTTGTTAACAAAACGCCAAAAGGTGAATACCGTTACGCTTGGGGAATCAACTTCCCTAAAGAATTGGCACCATTTGATGTGCACTTGATCACTGTCAATGTCAAGGATGATGAAGCGCAAGCCTTGACAGAAAAGCTTGAAGCAAGCTTGATGGGAGCTGGTTATGAAGTCTTGACAGATGACCGTAACGAACGTGTTGGTGTTAAATTCAGCGATAGCGACTTGATTGGATTGCCAATCCGTATTACTGTTGGTAAAAAAGCGGCCGATGGTATCGTAGAAGTTAAGATTAAAGCGACTGGTGACACTATCGAAGTTCATGCAGATAACTTGCTTGAAACGCTTGAAATTCTCAGCAAGAAATAA
- the rseP gene encoding RIP metalloprotease RseP: MLGILTFILVFGIIVVVHEFGHFYFAKKSGILVREFAIGMGPKIFAHIGKDGTAYTIRILPLGGYVRMAGWGDDTTEIKTGTPVSLTLTDDGKVKRINLSGKKLDQTALPMQVTQFDFEDKLFIKGLVLEEEKTFAVDHDATVVEADGTEVRIAPLDVQYQNATIWGKLITNFAGPMNNFILGVVVFWILIFMQGGVRDVDTNQFHIMPQGALAKVGVPETAQITKIGSHEVSNWESLIQAVESETKDKTAPTLDVTISEKGSDKQVTVTPEESQGRYLLGVQPGIKSDFVSMFVGGFTTAVDSALRILSDLKNLIFQPDLNKLGGPVAIFKASSDAAKNGIENVLYFLAIISINIGIFNLIPIPALDGGKIVLNILEAIRRKPLKQEIETYVTLAGVVIMVVLMIAVTWNDIMRLFFR, encoded by the coding sequence ATGCTCGGAATTTTAACCTTTATTCTGGTTTTTGGGATTATTGTAGTGGTGCACGAGTTCGGACACTTCTACTTTGCCAAGAAATCAGGGATTCTAGTGCGTGAATTTGCCATTGGCATGGGACCCAAGATCTTTGCTCATATTGGCAAGGATGGAACGGCCTATACCATTCGAATCTTGCCTCTGGGTGGCTATGTTCGCATGGCCGGTTGGGGTGATGATACAACTGAAATTAAGACAGGAACTCCTGTCAGTTTGACCCTTACTGATGATGGTAAGGTTAAACGCATCAATCTTTCAGGTAAAAAATTAGATCAAACAGCCCTCCCTATGCAGGTGACCCAGTTTGATTTTGAAGACAAGCTCTTTATCAAGGGCTTGGTTCTGGAAGAAGAAAAAACATTTGCAGTAGATCACGATGCAACGGTTGTGGAAGCAGATGGAACTGAGGTTCGAATTGCTCCTTTGGATGTGCAATATCAAAATGCGACTATCTGGGGGAAACTGATTACTAACTTTGCAGGTCCTATGAACAACTTTATCTTAGGTGTCGTTGTTTTCTGGATTTTAATCTTTATGCAGGGTGGTGTCAGAGATGTCGATACCAACCAGTTCCATATTATGCCTCAAGGGGCTTTGGCTAAGGTAGGAGTACCAGAAACGGCACAGATTACCAAGATTGGTTCACATGAGGTTAGCAACTGGGAAAGCTTGATTCAAGCTGTGGAATCAGAAACCAAAGATAAGACGGCCCCGACCTTGGATGTGACTATTTCTGAAAAGGGGAGTGACAAACAAGTCACTGTTACTCCGGAAGAAAGTCAAGGCCGTTACCTTCTAGGTGTTCAACCGGGGATTAAGTCAGATTTTGTATCTATGTTTGTAGGTGGTTTTACAACTGCTGTTGACTCGGCCCTCCGAATTCTATCAGATCTGAAAAATCTGATTTTCCAACCGGATTTGAACAAACTAGGTGGACCTGTTGCCATCTTTAAGGCAAGTAGTGATGCTGCTAAAAATGGAATTGAGAATGTCTTGTACTTCTTGGCAATTATTTCCATCAATATTGGGATTTTTAATCTTATTCCGATTCCAGCCCTGGATGGTGGTAAGATTGTGCTCAATATCCTAGAAGCTATCCGCCGCAAACCATTGAAACAAGAAATTGAAACCTATGTCACCTTGGCCGGAGTGGTCATCATGGTTGTCTTGATGATTGCTGTGACCTGGAATGACATCATGCGACTCTTTTTTAGATAA
- a CDS encoding phosphatidate cytidylyltransferase, with the protein MTQDLQKRTLFAGIALAIFLPILMIGGLLLQIAIGIIAMLAMHELLKMRGLETMTMEGLLTLFATFALTIPLENYLTFLPVDGNVVAYSVLISIMLGTTVFSKSYTIEDAVFPLAMSFYVGFGFNALLDARVAGLDKALLALCIVWATDSGAYLVGMNYGKRKLAPTVSPNKTFEGALGGILGAILVTIIFMIVDSTVALPYGIYKMSVFAIFFSIAGQFGDLLESSIKRHFGVKDSGKFIPGHGGVLDRFDSMLLVFPIMHLFGLF; encoded by the coding sequence ATGACACAGGATTTACAGAAAAGAACCTTGTTTGCAGGGATTGCCCTGGCTATTTTCCTACCAATTTTAATGATTGGGGGCCTCTTGCTTCAGATAGCAATTGGAATCATAGCCATGCTAGCCATGCATGAACTTTTGAAGATGAGAGGTCTAGAGACCATGACTATGGAGGGCCTCTTAACCCTCTTTGCAACCTTTGCTTTGACCATTCCCTTGGAGAATTATCTGACTTTTTTACCAGTTGATGGGAATGTGGTTGCCTATAGTGTTTTGATTTCAATTATGTTAGGAACGACTGTTTTTAGCAAGTCTTATACGATTGAGGACGCTGTTTTCCCTCTTGCTATGAGTTTCTATGTTGGCTTTGGATTTAATGCTTTACTAGATGCTCGCGTTGCAGGTTTAGATAAGGCTCTATTGGCCTTGTGTATCGTCTGGGCGACAGACAGTGGTGCCTATCTTGTTGGGATGAACTATGGTAAACGCAAATTAGCTCCGACAGTTTCTCCAAATAAAACCTTTGAGGGTGCCTTGGGTGGTATTTTAGGTGCGATTTTAGTAACTATTATCTTTATGATAGTTGACAGTACAGTTGCTCTTCCGTATGGAATTTACAAGATGTCAGTCTTTGCTATTTTCTTTAGCATTGCTGGACAATTTGGTGATTTACTAGAAAGTTCGATTAAGCGTCACTTTGGTGTCAAGGATTCTGGGAAATTTATTCCTGGACATGGTGGTGTTTTGGATCGTTTTGATAGTATGTTGCTTGTATTTCCAATCATGCACTTGTTTGGACTCTTTTAA
- a CDS encoding isoprenyl transferase, with translation MFGFFKKDKAVEVEVPTQVPAHIGIIMDGNGRWAKKRMQPRVFGHKAGMEALQTVTKAANKLGVKVITVYAFSTENWTRPDQEVKFIMNLPVEFYDNYVPELHANNVKIQMIGETERLPKQTFEALTKAEELTKNNTGLILNFALNYGGRAEITQALKLISQDVLDAKINPGDITEELIGNYLFTQHLPKELRDPDLIIRTSGELRLSNFLPWQGAYSELYFTDTLWPDFDEAALQEAILAYNRRHRRFGGV, from the coding sequence ATGTTTGGATTTTTTAAGAAAGATAAGGCTGTGGAAGTAGAGGTTCCGACACAGGTTCCTGCTCATATCGGCATCATCATGGATGGGAATGGTCGTTGGGCTAAGAAACGTATGCAACCGCGAGTATTCGGACATAAGGCGGGCATGGAAGCATTGCAAACTGTGACCAAGGCAGCCAACAAACTAGGCGTCAAGGTGATTACAGTCTATGCTTTTTCTACAGAAAACTGGACCCGTCCAGATCAGGAAGTCAAGTTTATCATGAACTTGCCAGTAGAGTTTTATGATAATTATGTCCCGGAATTGCATGCGAATAATGTTAAGATTCAAATGATTGGGGAGACAGAACGCCTGCCTAAGCAAACTTTTGAAGCTCTGACCAAGGCTGAGGAATTAACTAAGAACAACACAGGATTAATTCTTAATTTTGCCCTCAACTATGGTGGACGTGCTGAGATTACACAGGCTCTTAAGTTGATTTCTCAGGATGTTTTAGATGCCAAAATCAACCCAGGTGACATCACAGAGGAATTGATTGGTAATTATCTTTTTACCCAGCATTTACCTAAGGAGTTACGAGACCCAGACTTGATTATCCGTACTAGTGGAGAATTGCGTTTGAGCAATTTCCTTCCATGGCAGGGAGCCTACAGTGAGCTCTATTTTACGGACACCTTGTGGCCTGATTTTGACGAGGCGGCCTTGCAGGAAGCCATTCTTGCCTACAATCGTCGTCATCGCCGATTTGGAGGAGTTTAG
- a CDS encoding nucleotidyltransferase family protein: MNIVKNEQEILEDFRENPDMMAILTVIRNLELTDSWLAAGSVRNFIWNLLSDKSPFDCETDVDVIFFDPDISYEETLSLEKKLREDFPQYQWELKNQVYMHQHSPHTSPYTSSRDAMSKYPERCTAVGLRLNEESDFELYAPYGLEDILNFQVRPTPHFLENQDRMELYRTRLSKKNWQEKWKNLIFKNT, from the coding sequence ATGAATATAGTGAAAAATGAGCAAGAAATTCTAGAGGATTTTAGAGAAAATCCGGATATGATGGCTATTCTGACTGTCATCCGAAACTTGGAGTTGACAGATTCCTGGTTGGCAGCAGGTTCTGTCAGAAATTTTATCTGGAATCTCTTGTCAGACAAATCCCCTTTTGACTGTGAAACAGATGTAGATGTAATTTTCTTTGATCCAGATATTTCTTACGAGGAAACCTTGTCCCTAGAGAAAAAACTGCGAGAGGACTTTCCTCAGTACCAGTGGGAGTTGAAAAATCAGGTCTATATGCACCAGCACAGTCCTCACACTTCTCCCTATACCAGTTCTCGTGATGCTATGAGTAAGTATCCAGAACGATGTACGGCTGTTGGACTGCGCTTGAATGAAGAATCCGATTTTGAACTCTATGCACCTTATGGTTTGGAGGATATTTTGAATTTTCAAGTTCGTCCAACTCCTCATTTTTTAGAGAATCAAGACAGAATGGAACTTTATCGAACACGTCTATCCAAGAAAAATTGGCAGGAGAAATGGAAAAATTTGATTTTTAAAAATACTTAA
- the ruvB gene encoding Holliday junction branch migration DNA helicase RuvB: MSRILDNEIMGDEELVERTLRPQYLREYIGQDKVKDQLQIFIEAAKMRDEALDHVLLFGPPGLGKTTMAFVIANELGVNLKQTSGPVIEKAGDLVAILNDLEPGDVLFIDEIHRLPMSVEEVLYSAMEDFYIDIMIGAGEGSRSVHLELPPFTLIGATTRAGMLSNPLRARFGITGHMEYYAHADLTEIVERTADIFEMEITHEAASELALRSRGTPRIANRLLKRVRDFAQIMGNGVIDDLITDKALTMLDVDHEGLDYVDQKILRTMIEMYGGGPVGLGTLSVNIAEERETVEDMYEPYLIQKGFIMRTRSGRVATAKAYEHLGYEYSEK, translated from the coding sequence ATGAGTAGAATTTTAGATAATGAGATAATGGGGGACGAGGAGTTAGTAGAACGCACGCTCCGTCCTCAGTACTTACGTGAATATATTGGGCAGGACAAGGTCAAGGACCAGCTCCAAATCTTTATCGAAGCTGCCAAAATGCGGGATGAAGCGCTGGATCATGTGCTCTTATTTGGCCCTCCAGGCTTGGGAAAAACGACCATGGCTTTTGTTATTGCCAACGAACTAGGTGTCAATCTCAAGCAGACTTCGGGTCCAGTCATTGAAAAAGCCGGAGATCTGGTAGCGATTTTGAATGACTTAGAGCCTGGGGATGTCCTTTTTATTGATGAGATTCATCGCTTGCCCATGTCGGTGGAAGAGGTGCTTTATAGTGCCATGGAAGACTTCTACATTGACATCATGATTGGGGCTGGTGAAGGCAGTCGCAGTGTTCATTTGGAGTTGCCACCTTTCACTTTGATTGGTGCGACGACTCGGGCTGGTATGCTCTCAAATCCGTTACGGGCACGTTTTGGGATTACAGGTCATATGGAGTATTATGCCCATGCTGACTTGACGGAAATTGTCGAGCGGACGGCAGATATTTTTGAGATGGAAATCACCCATGAGGCAGCATCTGAGTTGGCATTGCGTAGTCGTGGGACCCCTCGTATTGCCAATCGTCTCCTCAAGCGCGTGCGCGATTTTGCCCAGATAATGGGGAATGGGGTTATCGATGATCTTATTACCGATAAGGCTTTGACTATGCTGGATGTTGACCATGAAGGTTTGGACTATGTGGATCAAAAAATCCTTCGCACCATGATTGAGATGTACGGTGGTGGTCCTGTTGGTCTAGGAACTCTTTCTGTTAACATAGCAGAAGAACGTGAGACAGTTGAAGATATGTATGAGCCTTACTTGATTCAAAAAGGTTTTATCATGCGGACGCGGTCTGGACGGGTGGCGACTGCTAAGGCATATGAGCACTTAGGTTATGAATATAGTGAAAAATGA
- a CDS encoding type I toxin-antitoxin system Fst family toxin: MMELILKTIIGPIVVGVILRLVDKWLNEDR, from the coding sequence ATGATGGAACTAATCCTTAAAACTATCATCGGACCGATTGTGGTCGGTGTCATCCTTCGCTTAGTCGATAAATGGCTAAACGAAGATAGATAG
- a CDS encoding GNAT family N-acetyltransferase, which translates to MITIKKQEIVKLEDVLHLYQAVGWTNYTHQPEMLEQALSHSLVIYLALDGDAVVGLIRLVGDGFSSVFVQDLIVLPSYQRQGIGSSLMKEALEDYKDAYQVQLVTDQTERTLGFYRSMGFEILSTYNCIGMTWMNREK; encoded by the coding sequence ATGATTACTATTAAAAAGCAAGAAATTGTCAAGCTAGAGGATGTTTTGCATCTCTATCAGGCTGTCGGTTGGACAAATTATACCCATCAACCAGAGATGCTGGAGCAGGCCTTGTCTCATTCATTAGTAATTTATCTGGCACTTGATGGTGATGCTGTGGTGGGCTTGATTCGTTTGGTTGGCGATGGATTCTCATCAGTTTTTGTACAGGATTTGATTGTTTTGCCTAGCTATCAGCGCCAAGGGATTGGTAGCTCCTTGATGAAAGAGGCTTTAGAGGATTACAAAGATGCCTATCAAGTCCAGCTGGTGACAGACCAGACAGAAAGAACCTTGGGCTTCTATCGTTCTATGGGCTTTGAAATCTTATCCACCTATAATTGTATAGGGATGACTTGGATGAATCGAGAAAAATAA
- a CDS encoding GNAT family N-acetyltransferase: MPVNEYGQMIGESMEGYTPGELPSIDFLEGRYARIEALSVEKHTEDLLAVYGPDTPREMWTYLFQEPVADMEELVTLLNQMLARKDRFYYAIIDKETGKVLGTFSLMRIDQNNRVIEVGAVTFSPELRGTRIGTEAQYLLARYVFEELNYRRYEWKCDALNLPSRRAAERLGFIYEGTFRQAVVYKGRTRDTDWLSIIDKDWPKVKSRLETWLRPENFDKNGQQYKSLREL, encoded by the coding sequence ATGCCAGTAAATGAATATGGTCAAATGATTGGTGAGTCAATGGAAGGTTATACACCAGGTGAACTGCCTTCTATTGATTTCTTAGAAGGGCGATATGCTCGAATAGAAGCTCTTTCAGTGGAAAAGCATACGGAGGATTTATTAGCTGTTTATGGTCCGGATACTCCTCGGGAGATGTGGACCTACCTTTTTCAGGAACCAGTGGCAGATATGGAGGAGCTGGTTACCCTTTTAAATCAGATGTTAGCTCGTAAGGACCGTTTTTACTATGCAATCATAGACAAGGAAACTGGTAAAGTTTTAGGAACTTTTTCTCTCATGCGTATTGACCAGAATAACCGAGTAATAGAAGTGGGAGCTGTCACTTTTTCTCCAGAGCTCAGGGGGACACGAATAGGGACAGAAGCCCAGTATCTCCTGGCGCGCTATGTTTTCGAGGAACTTAACTATCGTCGCTATGAGTGGAAATGCGATGCTCTTAACCTGCCATCAAGACGAGCAGCGGAACGTTTGGGCTTTATTTATGAAGGAACCTTCCGTCAGGCAGTGGTTTATAAGGGGCGCACGAGGGATACGGATTGGTTGTCTATAATTGATAAGGATTGGCCCAAAGTAAAATCTCGTTTGGAAACATGGTTGCGTCCTGAAAATTTTGACAAAAATGGACAGCAGTACAAGAGCTTGAGAGAACTCTAA